ataaaatacaaacaaGAAAGGATTTTCAGATTAATTTGGATTTTCTTATCTTCACTAAGGATTTTGAACTTTCTAACTTTCATTCTAGATATCACTTTGTGTTAGCTCTTCTTTTAATTAACTAAGAGTTCAGTCCGCTTAAAAATCCTCAAAGTGCTCCTCTAGCTAGTATCTTAGGTATGTTATAAgaagtaaataaatatcatacaacatttttactacatactattgAAAATCGTTTGGAACATTCACTAAAAACAACACTTGATACTAAGTCTATCGTTTATGAAAAACGTGCGCATCGATAGAAGTCAAACTTGGCTTGGGATTAAACTTATTGTGATGGGGTTGTGAACAGGTTAGTGTTGATATATGTGAAGAATAACATCTTATTGTATTATCGGTGCGGTGACACATGCAGACAATCCTTAGAACAAATTTTACAGAACTTTTACCGAAGGTGGTGAAAATTTTGGCCAGCGATGCATTTCATTcctggtgtttttatatagtatataggggtattttttaatatatgtatactatatattattgacagaagtcaaactcctgtgctttaaccgtcaccgccatgttcatttgtttttcggaacgcttatcgagtttacccacaagcacaccactacataatttgcataatgtagtcacgatatgtacatgtagagtCGTGGAGCGttccgaaaaaaaaaaatgaacatggcggtgacggttaaagtaagtgagctacacgatgtttaaatggagtttttacaaagtacgggtcatgacacctccaaaggagattgtggatgaacacagttatgggtactgtttaccacaacaagcgtagattttgtgattttggcttggtttttgaggtacccattagagccgagacgacatttcaaccggacagggaaatgtctacctagcatatttgaCGTAAATTTTCCGACTCATCAAGCCATAatttcgtcaatacttggccaattttgttcatcaagcactcagtggaaagataaattatttctctttaatgtaagatatccgtcaatgttttatagaaccaatttattaaaataatcacagttttaaaaaaataggtccttTTTTTTTCGACCggcgagttcatacccttgatactataataataTAGACTATTGGACAAACCTGTGTTTggtatatttcatatatattattattgttgtcAGGTCATTAGTCCTCCATTTTTCACACTCAGTAAACAAAAATCTCAGCTCAATCTGATCTTCTGGTACAACTTGTTCTATCATGCCAAAAAGGGATGTAAGGTTGAGATGATAACTGTACGTGGACGCCAATGAAAACTCTAATTGTTGGATACTgcttttgcattttatttgcGCAATGAGAGATTTCTCAATCGAAGGTTGTGTTCAAGATGAAGCCTACTAATTCTGACTTAATGTCctcatatttgatggccattgTACAAGGTGCATCAGAAAACATTTCCCGACTTTTAACTGTTATAACGTCTTCATGAAAAATCATCATTGCACGAATTAAGATATTAAGGAAAGCAATTGATACcattttttatacaataatttacaGCTAACATAGTGTTTCATTATAAAACATCGTGATGTAATTGATGGCATCACTAAAATTATGGTATACTAGTTTTGACCAAGGTTTATTCAGTCCCAAAGATTTACATTATTGTGGTAAAATGATTGTTTCAACGAGAAAAACTACTTTACAGGTGACGGAAAGGTATATGTACCTAAATATTCAACAAAAATGAGGAGATTGTTTTTCCTTCATCACTATTACTGTCATGTTATCATGTCTATTTCTTAAGTAATTTGTCAGTGAAAGTTTTagcagttatctccctttgaacTATGGGCTGAAATTTGTGtatttggtatatttttgttttgtttttaagtacaAAAGACCGTCATCTGACATGCTGATGTTTACAAGTTAAGGGTATGCTGTTTCAGCAACAACTTTTATATGTTAACAAGCGCATGGTGTAAGTGTATATTGTTACAAATATGATTATCTTTAATGTATATTTCATCAGCCGCTCATGTGTACTATGTTTATAGAGATATTTTGGAATTATTAGTTGAATGTTCGGTAAAAAAGTATCGTTAGCTTGCCGCATGTTTTTGACTAgttttaatgataatatatctTGGTAAGCGCTATGCAAAATAATACAGTATTACTTATTGAACatttatagtatacatgtaaagGAAAACAAACACTCTATACGTTGTATGTACTTTAATGCAAGTTATGGGTATGTCAGTTTAGTAAGATTGTTCTTTCTATTGTATTGTAGTTTTTTACCAAATCTACTCAAGAACCTATATATGTACAAGACGCATCAAGGCGGCACTGTTATGATTGACACTGTCCTAATAAAACGGTGAAATATTCAACGGTGTAAGGTTATCTGTTGGGAGCCCTCAGCCTCTGAGAATGCCCTAGAACAATTACAGTTTGAGCCTTTTGCAATAAATATTTGCAGAATAAATGAGACATTCCTGCAAATGGTTGACTAATGATAAGATGATAAGAATATACCATTTTTGCATTCAATGACAAGGGAGATATAATAAAAGTGTTCTGTTATGTGCCAATTTGTAACAACGTTATTTATGTTATAAAAGGGAGTACTGGGGCTGATTATTGCTATTTGAACGATTTTATTGCATTCCACATACATTTCGTGATTTCTGTAGAAAGTAAGCGAGTATTCATTTTTATTAGTCATTTCAGGGCTGTGTCGTCGAACCAAATTCAGATGTCTGAAATCCACAAGTTCTAGACCAGGTCCCAGTAAATCAACAATCCTTAACTGAAACTTTTCCATAGTAACAGAAGTTCAGGAAAATGTTGAATTAGGAGATTaataaatgttgatgaaactggacCCAGGGAGAAGGTAGGTGGTTTGTCTTTAGTATTATCATCACTTTTACTATATAACCAAACTTCAACGGCCGTGTCTGATAAAACAGGACGTAAAAGccaaacaaatcaaatgaaaCATTCTTATCCACGAAGTTAATTTGCCAAACCTTTCTTAATCttaatttgtttttagaatATCTATATGGGTTGTCCTTTAAAAAGTCCGACTAAAGAGACAAGAGATTATCGTTGTTTCTTAATCTGCATATTGAAGTGTTCACACTTTAATGGTAAGcacatttaaaatattcatcTTTTAAGCAGGGATAATTACATTTTGCAACAGCGattcccattactctaatgataaccgtgatctgcattatgagccaataaatgcaggcTAGACTTGgagtagtaatatttatataaatggaTGTGATTACTGACACCATGTTGGTCTGCAcaggaaaattgacattgtagttgaatgaatCATTTCGGTTTCTAttgaaaaacataaaaattttgttgtcttttaaatttttatagggactatttttttcacattgaacttggctgttgaggttaaatggcgGCTGAAGctggaaattcaaatgttcactcgcatctaaattatgttttacttgaaataaaaagtaaaatgtaaatataacaattaaaagattgtaagattgcatttattggagatatacaTTAAGGGCGCTATGAATATTgttctgccacccagattgcaattatatctccaataaatgcaatctaacaatcctttaaattgttaaataaacacacacaataCAGAACACGTTTTATGTAAAGGTAAGCTCACATTTATTCGAGTTTTACATATATGTTCTTTAACAAAGTTCccaaatgtataaatgttttaaacttatttaataaaataaccAATAAATATTCGTATGGACGGATTAAGACACACATGCCTCTTGTTTTTGGTCCTGGGGCTGTACGTGACCCTCAATTCGTTGAagattataaattatatttactcTTGTGTAATAAACTCCATACTGCAATcgacattttaagaaataagtCAATAAGACAATACGTTCCGATATATAGTACATCATAATGATTTATGCATGcacataaataacaaaattgtgCGCAATGTTACACAGGTGacatgtcaaatacatatacatagaCATTGAGTGACTATTCCTGACGTACAGCAAACATTGAAACGGGATATACATTTCAGCTTTTACGAAATAAGTAGCTACTGAGAACACATTTCAACTATTATTTATAAGTTATGTTGCTGTAAAATATGATGACTCAACTAGAAATCTAGGGACTGATAAGAGATCTTGCGTCGTGGGGTATTTATTCAAGATTTTCTTAGATTTGATAAATTTCAATGAATCACTACCATGGTAGTTATAGAAAATACTACATAACTCTactgaaattaaaaatacaaaaactaCAAATGTTCCCAGGATTTATTGCAATGGCAATTTATTATACCATCTATAGTAATACTAAATCAACAAGTAACAAAGGAATGTCCTTTTTGTATTGGAATTTGGTTCGATGTAATACATCCAAAAATAAGaattgaaaatacaaatgtaattgatattgtactgtatacattgtatggcTATTCTGCTGTCTAAGTGCTTACAGCATGAACATCAATGTCTAATACACCGTATTAGTTTTATTACTATcttaaatgttttcttttaagaATCTATTTCTAGCGTCAATTTTTACTGAACGAAACTTATGCAAATGGCTATATAAGTATATTGGATTAAAAACTTTTCATTTGCTCATTGCTGAGATATAAATTGAAACAAGAAACATAATTCggataataaatgtaaataatctGTCACCAAACAGTCTACATTTGTATAACACACGTTGTATTCAACTATCAAAGAATCATCCTTGGGTCCTTTGCTTCACAATCATTGTCAGAGTAAATGTTAGTGTGCATTCCTTTTGTATATTGTCCTGACCACTGTCCATGTTTATAAGTACACAACACTATCCATTGTAATATAACAACGTAGAGTTTTAGTGTCTCCACAAGTTGTTGATATAATGTTTCTATCTTAACGTCTCCTTTTAACACTACGGTCAGCACTGTAGGGCTCTTGGCAATATCACTAGAATATCCATCAATTGTATGCATTAGTGAATTGTGAATAGGATACTTAAACTCTCATAGGCTTAATTCCCATAATTTAAATCGCGACAGttttaaaacacaaataatttaatttaactTTTCCTTAAAGTATATAAAATCCATCGAATATCCTTGAAGCTAGATATCATCATCTGAATATTCATGAAGTTGCATGTTTCGTTCCCGTCGTGCTCTAGTATTCTTCCTTGTTTCTCGTCCGTTACTTGTTTTCTTGGCCTTGCCACTTCCATTTTTTGACCTACTACTGCGACTTTGACCTCGGTCACTTTCATCATCCGTTCGATGTTGTCCACCGTTCGGAACACCGTTCAGACTGTTCCGACTGGACATATCACCTCTAGAGCTGTTGAGATATTTTTCTATGGCGTCTGGTCCCATCCGACATATTTCTATCGGGGGACTGACTAGAGGATTGCCGTCTAATGTGGACGAAGTGCATCTAATGCCCCAGTCCAAATACTTGAGATTGCCGAAGGCTCGTGGCAGCTGCTTAATCAGGTTGTTACCGATCCAAAGACAATGTAAATTAGTCATATCACAAATTGTGTCTGGTAAAGCCTCAAGTCTGTTCACAAACAGCAAAAGAGTGTGTAGTTCTGTGAGGCGACTAATTTCTGCAGGGAGCACCTGTAATTTGTTATCACAAAGGTCGAGGAATTCCAGTCCTTCTATATCACAAAGTTGCATAGGGAAACCTTCAAATTCGTTGTTCGCTAGATGTAAGCTCCTCAACTTTGTGAGTTTATTGAAACCTTCCGGTAACCCACTTAAATGGTTGTTGCTTAGAGCTAGCCTTTCTATGTTCACTAGTTTCGTAATTTCAATAGGTAGTTCATCTAGTTCATTGGTGTCTAATACCAACACCTTCAAGTTGATAAGTTTGCTGACTGCGCGTGGCACGAAAGTAAGTTTGAATGTGAGACACGACTCCCTCTCCGGACTTAGGTCAAGGACTTCTAATTCACTGATGTGGAATAATGCTGGAGGGATGTTAGATAAATCTCGTCCTCTCATTTTCAACTTTTTTAATCCATAAAACAACGGATCTTCTGTTTCTATGCGCATGCGTAGTTCCCTTATATCCGAAAGTGATCGAGGTGTGTAGATGTGTGCCATGTTTAGATATATGTGTCGACTGTCAGTTGATATAGACAATTGCCTTGTAACCGTTTACCTTTACAGAGAAAAGCTAAGATCCAAACGCGTCAGTACACAGACTTAATCAAGTCTGTAACGATACCGAGAGTCATATTTCATAAGACAAGTCGAGATGCCTGTTGAAATGATTcgattttgatattgatatattacaGATAACCAGGGGCTAAATATAGCACAGACATAAAGTTTAATTGACGTTCGAGCACTCAGACTTGTTCTTCACTTATGTCGCTTATGTCCTCAATTTCCTGTGCAGACAATATCCTAAATAGATCGATGATTCTCCAAGTCGTCATTCATGGTGGAACATAGACGCTTGTTTCAAATTGAAAGTCTTGGTTCTGTGATTGTATTGTCAAGCCACACAAGTTTACGTCAGTGGTGTATGGTGTCACCGGGAGCGAGTTATGTtctgaaaagagaaaaaaaataacaaggtCAAACGTTTGATGTAATATTTTGTCTACTTTGTAACATTGATGAACGCACTTGATAAAATAGCGTCACGTAATTAAAACATTCAAGAAATCTTAACATTGagaatttaattttcattaatcATTCCATAAAGGGTTCAAATTAAATCttatttcaaaacatgtacCTTAGTCCAGTGAATGTTTTCGATTGGTCTGAATATGAGCAGTCACAGACCTTTGTATGGACATGAACTCGGTGCTATACATTTTGTTATAGTCGGTGCATTGGGTTGATTTGGGGCTGGGCCGCCGGTATATTGATTACCAAAAAAGCTGTTCACATTGTGGCGTTGTCGAGGAATGACGTAACAACTAATAAATACATAAGCTTTTTGAAATTGGATTTAGCTGTCAAGTGTATTTATCCTGCCAGTGACATTCTGGCTCGAAGTTTACGACACTCACAGTACTGTTCAGGCCTAATCGGTATTCGGTAATCCAAGGTCGGAAACCTCGCCAAACGTCGTTTGTGTCAAGTAGCTAGATAAATCTATCGCTATTGATCAATGCAATTCGTTTATAATGAAAGTTATTGTATCCATTGTGTGTTggtaataaaatatcaaaaaaacaTTGAGAGACAGTAATGAAACAAACCTAACATTCACTCCTGTATTCCGGGTATGCTCAAATATGCCTGGCATATATTGTATTGTCTTGTCGAAGACTTGTTTGAATTAAACTAATTTTATGTCGTTGTAGTGATCAAAGAGaatgttgccaaatccattgtttcattttatataaataaagtgAACTGAATAATCGCTTAAGTAAATATTGCCCTTACGCGTTCAATTACTGTGTGAATTGTAAAGCTGTCAAAGCCGTTGACGTGCACACAAGGGAAATGTGACATAAAGAGAAATAGCAAGGAGATTAATAGGACAGGTAGATAATTGTATATCAAATATGGGCGGTTTGGCACGACAGTCGCTCTTCTGTTACAGCATATTATTgtgtatatttatctatatgtgtttattttacCTAATGAACCTATAGTTCATTTATTAGCTTTCACTTTAGCTTCGAATTTCCGGTTCGTGGAATGCTGCATAGTCGCTGATTTTTCGCGGAgttaatttatttaatattgCACTTTCACTCGAAACTTTACAAAacgtaaaataaaatgtttttactaAATGTACATTTGAAGTTAAGAAGTAGTGATATTTGCATGgtattattacttatatttaaacgatgttttttttctttaataaacAGTATCGTTGGCGGTAATTAATCGTTGATCTGAGttacaaaatgtattcaaaCTGTCATTAGTGTacttaaataaatgttttcgATGCAAAGATATTTTCTTGATAGATTTAGAGCCTACTGATTTAGAGT
This portion of the Argopecten irradians isolate NY chromosome 6, Ai_NY, whole genome shotgun sequence genome encodes:
- the LOC138325305 gene encoding malignant fibrous histiocytoma-amplified sequence 1 homolog; translation: MAHIYTPRSLSDIRELRMRIETEDPLFYGLKKLKMRGRDLSNIPPALFHISELEVLDLSPERESCLTFKLTFVPRAVSKLINLKVLVLDTNELDELPIEITKLVNIERLALSNNHLSGLPEGFNKLTKLRSLHLANNEFEGFPMQLCDIEGLEFLDLCDNKLQVLPAEISRLTELHTLLLFVNRLEALPDTICDMTNLHCLWIGNNLIKQLPRAFGNLKYLDWGIRCTSSTLDGNPLVSPPIEICRMGPDAIEKYLNSSRGDMSSRNSLNGVPNGGQHRTDDESDRGQSRSSRSKNGSGKAKKTSNGRETRKNTRARRERNMQLHEYSDDDI